One window of the Actinomyces procaprae genome contains the following:
- the glgX gene encoding glycogen debranching protein GlgX, giving the protein MHSRPTPSADSPEQAAIQPDAVPSEAQPAQAAQPAQAAQPAQAAQPAQEAQPAEEPEDPERSIWPGRPYPLGANYDGSGTNFALYSSAAQAVDLCLFDDAGRETRIPLTEEDADVWHAYLPSVQPGQHYGYRVHGPYDPAAGHRCDSSKLLLDPYAKAISGQVTGSRALYSYDVDDPSVRNQEDSASATMRSVVVSPYFDWGHDRPPGHEYHNTIIYEAHVKGMTQLNERIPEHLRGTYAGLAEPAVIEHLKDLGITAIELMPVHQFVNDTFLQDKGLSNYWGYNTIGYFAPHNAYAAHGADGQQVQEFKTMVKAFHEADIEVLLDVVYNHTAEGNHLGPTLSFRGIDNAAYYRLVDGDQAHYFDTTGTGNSLLMRSPAVLQLIMDSLRYWVTEMHVDGFRFDLASTLARQFHEVDKLSAFFDIIHQDPILSRVKLIAEPWDVGEGGYNVGEFPALWSEWNGKYRDTVRDFWRGEPSTLGEFAARITGSSDLYQRSGRTPVSSINFVTAHDGFTLHDLVSYNHKHNEANGEGGADGASDNRSWNCGAEGPTDDPEVLALRGRQVRNFIATMMFSQGVPMLCHGDEMGRTQGGNNNGYCQDNEITWLNWDLTEEQEDLLAFTRNMIRLRRDHPVLRRRRFFTGEAGHGGESELGEIEWLSPSGARMTDEDWDTWYARAITVFLNGDAIHEPDERGQRITDDSFLALFNASSEDIVFTLPGPDHSPRWRTVLDTAPTAAPRPEQVSTGSGEESAAGQQVTVEAHSMLFLISVPAPEPVEVPQPREIPRTVVAQAPVSAATEPTSDNSEPTAAEPAASTERMTTSPEPAPESESAPESESTPAAGGSE; this is encoded by the coding sequence TGACGCCGTCCCCTCGGAGGCGCAGCCCGCGCAAGCGGCGCAGCCCGCGCAAGCGGCGCAGCCCGCGCAAGCGGCACAGCCCGCGCAGGAGGCACAGCCCGCGGAGGAACCTGAGGACCCGGAGCGGTCCATCTGGCCGGGGCGGCCCTACCCGCTGGGAGCCAACTACGACGGCTCCGGCACGAACTTCGCGCTTTACTCCTCGGCGGCGCAGGCCGTAGACCTGTGCCTGTTCGACGACGCCGGCCGGGAGACCCGCATCCCACTGACGGAGGAGGACGCCGACGTTTGGCACGCCTACCTGCCGTCCGTGCAGCCAGGCCAGCACTACGGCTATCGAGTGCACGGCCCCTACGACCCGGCGGCCGGCCACCGGTGCGACTCCTCCAAGCTTCTCCTGGATCCCTACGCGAAGGCGATCTCCGGCCAGGTGACCGGGTCCCGCGCGCTCTACTCCTACGACGTCGACGATCCGTCGGTCCGCAACCAGGAGGATTCCGCGTCGGCCACCATGCGCTCGGTGGTGGTCTCCCCGTACTTCGACTGGGGCCATGACCGTCCGCCCGGCCACGAGTACCACAACACGATCATCTACGAGGCGCACGTCAAGGGCATGACCCAGCTCAACGAGCGCATCCCGGAGCACCTGCGCGGCACCTATGCGGGCCTGGCGGAGCCGGCCGTGATCGAGCACCTCAAGGACCTGGGCATCACCGCCATCGAGCTGATGCCGGTGCACCAGTTCGTCAATGACACCTTCCTGCAGGACAAGGGGCTGTCGAACTACTGGGGATACAACACCATCGGCTACTTCGCCCCGCACAACGCCTACGCCGCCCACGGCGCCGACGGCCAGCAGGTCCAGGAGTTCAAGACCATGGTCAAGGCCTTCCATGAGGCCGATATCGAGGTACTCCTGGACGTGGTCTACAACCACACGGCGGAGGGCAATCACCTGGGGCCGACCCTGTCCTTCCGCGGCATCGACAACGCCGCCTACTACCGGCTGGTGGACGGCGACCAGGCCCACTACTTCGACACCACCGGCACCGGGAACTCCCTGCTGATGCGCTCCCCCGCGGTCCTCCAGCTGATCATGGACTCCCTGCGCTACTGGGTGACGGAGATGCACGTGGACGGATTCCGCTTCGACCTGGCCTCCACCCTGGCCCGGCAGTTCCACGAGGTCGACAAGCTGTCCGCGTTCTTCGACATCATCCACCAGGACCCGATCCTGTCCCGGGTCAAGCTCATCGCTGAACCGTGGGACGTCGGCGAGGGCGGCTACAACGTGGGCGAGTTCCCCGCCCTGTGGAGCGAGTGGAACGGCAAGTACCGGGACACGGTGCGCGACTTCTGGCGAGGAGAGCCGTCCACCCTGGGCGAGTTCGCCGCCCGGATCACCGGCTCCTCCGATCTGTATCAGCGCTCCGGCCGCACCCCCGTGTCCAGCATCAACTTCGTCACCGCCCATGACGGCTTCACCCTGCACGACCTGGTCTCTTACAACCACAAGCACAATGAGGCCAACGGTGAGGGCGGCGCCGACGGCGCCTCCGACAACCGCTCATGGAACTGCGGCGCCGAGGGCCCCACGGATGACCCCGAGGTGCTGGCGCTGCGGGGCAGGCAGGTACGCAACTTCATCGCCACGATGATGTTCAGCCAGGGCGTGCCCATGCTCTGCCACGGCGACGAGATGGGCCGCACCCAGGGGGGCAACAACAACGGCTACTGCCAGGACAATGAGATCACCTGGCTCAACTGGGACCTGACTGAGGAGCAGGAGGATCTGCTCGCCTTCACCCGCAACATGATTCGCCTGCGTCGGGACCATCCGGTGCTGCGCCGACGGCGCTTCTTCACCGGTGAGGCCGGCCACGGCGGCGAGTCCGAGCTCGGCGAGATCGAGTGGCTCAGCCCCTCCGGTGCCCGCATGACCGATGAGGACTGGGACACGTGGTACGCCCGTGCGATCACGGTCTTCCTTAACGGCGATGCGATTCACGAGCCGGACGAGCGCGGGCAGCGCATCACGGATGACTCCTTCCTGGCCTTGTTCAACGCCTCCAGTGAGGACATTGTGTTCACCCTGCCCGGCCCGGATCACTCGCCGCGGTGGCGCACGGTACTCGACACGGCACCGACGGCCGCGCCGCGCCCGGAGCAGGTCTCGACCGGCTCAGGTGAGGAGTCCGCAGCCGGTCAGCAGGTGACCGTGGAGGCGCACTCCATGCTGTTCCTCATCTCCGTCCCTGCGCCTGAGCCGGTGGAGGTGCCGCAGCCTCGCGAGATACCGAGGACCGTCGTCGCGCAGGCGCCTGTCAGCGCCGCCACCGAGCCGACGAGCGACAACTCCGAGCCGACCGCCGCCGAGCCTGCCGCCTCGACGGAGCGGATGACCACGTCACCGGAGCCGGCACCGGAATCGGAATCAGCACCGGAATCTGAATCGACGCCGGCAGCAGGAGGATCCGAATGA
- the treY gene encoding malto-oligosyltrehalose synthase, with product MTAPASNHHLPSPDRRTPVTTYRLQLGEALTFDDVRELLPYLRELGVTDLYLSPILAASPGSTHGYDVVDHTHISAVMGGREGLERLARDAHAAGLGIVVDIVPNHMSVPTPIWHNPPLWSVLRDGPASPYAAWFDAPRGEKLLLPVLGQRIGKVLSDGELTVERISIPTEPERDEQWVLRYYDQVFPLAVGTHDLPLPELLRRQHYRLAYWRVGDEELNYRRFFDIATLAAVRVEDPEVFAGSHALILELLEAGTIDALRVDHPDGLADPEGYLNRLSQATGGAWIAAEKILAPDELLPPSWRAAGTTGYDAAWRIDQLQVDPAGARNLGALMRELTGNVPIDYTRVSSDAKREIISGSLASEVNRLVELLHTITSRDLYLSDHTFRDLRACVVELLVAADRYRAYVVPGRQAEEEQARVLRETADRARTRLSPDQFPTLDLVVAILLGEQVGAGEPSDTPERAEIITRFQQVCGAVTAKGVEDTTFYRWTHLTSLTEVGGDPAGFALPADEAHAWAQRVQHAWPATMVTSTTHDTKRSEDVRARIDVLASYSAEWAEVVHRLRDLTADARPADLDGCTENLLWQTLWGTWAPTSGDPIDGERLGAYLIKAAREQKSWTTWTAPDAEREGQLAEYASALLNRADVAEEMNDFAALTSRAVRDTILANKAMTLTWLGVADVYQGSEVTRTSLVDPDNRRPVRYSGETGLGAALKRDSQAPAGAELTVDEAKLRLTARLCRLRADRPETFVGARSGYLPLPTTTACAFAYARLLDDEADVVVVVRRLGRRLERLGGWGSHTIVLPRGTWTDVLTGDDVVGGTRLLADVVGDEAVTILARPRAARS from the coding sequence ATGACCGCCCCCGCCTCGAACCACCACCTGCCCTCACCTGACCGCCGCACCCCGGTGACCACCTACCGACTGCAGCTGGGTGAGGCCCTGACCTTCGACGACGTGCGGGAACTACTTCCCTACCTGCGCGAGCTCGGCGTAACCGACCTGTACCTCTCCCCCATCCTCGCCGCCAGCCCTGGCTCCACCCACGGCTACGACGTCGTCGACCACACCCATATCAGTGCAGTGATGGGCGGTCGGGAGGGCCTGGAGCGCCTGGCCCGGGACGCTCACGCAGCCGGACTGGGCATAGTGGTGGACATCGTTCCCAACCACATGTCGGTACCGACGCCGATCTGGCACAACCCGCCCCTGTGGTCGGTGCTGCGCGACGGCCCGGCATCGCCGTACGCCGCCTGGTTCGATGCTCCCCGCGGCGAGAAGCTGCTGCTGCCGGTGCTCGGGCAGCGCATCGGCAAGGTGCTTTCCGACGGTGAGCTCACCGTGGAGCGCATTAGCATTCCCACCGAGCCCGAGCGCGACGAGCAGTGGGTGCTGCGCTACTACGACCAGGTGTTCCCACTCGCCGTCGGCACGCACGACCTGCCGCTTCCGGAGCTTCTGCGCCGTCAGCACTATCGGCTCGCCTACTGGCGAGTCGGCGATGAGGAGCTCAACTACCGGCGCTTCTTCGACATCGCCACGCTGGCGGCCGTGCGCGTGGAGGACCCGGAGGTGTTCGCCGGCTCCCACGCGCTCATCCTCGAGCTGCTTGAGGCAGGCACGATTGACGCGTTGCGCGTGGACCACCCCGATGGCCTGGCCGACCCGGAGGGATACTTGAACCGGTTGTCACAGGCGACCGGCGGCGCCTGGATCGCGGCCGAGAAGATCCTCGCCCCCGACGAACTGCTGCCACCGAGCTGGCGCGCAGCCGGGACGACCGGATATGACGCCGCCTGGCGCATCGACCAGTTGCAGGTCGACCCCGCCGGAGCCCGCAACCTGGGGGCGCTGATGCGGGAGCTGACCGGGAACGTACCGATCGACTACACCCGTGTATCCAGTGACGCCAAGCGGGAGATCATCTCCGGCTCACTGGCCTCGGAGGTCAACCGCCTGGTGGAGCTGCTGCACACGATCACCTCCCGGGACCTGTATCTGTCCGACCACACCTTCCGGGACTTGCGGGCCTGCGTCGTGGAGCTGCTGGTGGCGGCCGACCGCTACCGCGCCTACGTGGTTCCTGGAAGGCAGGCCGAGGAGGAGCAGGCCCGTGTCCTGCGGGAGACCGCCGACCGTGCCCGCACCCGCCTGTCCCCGGACCAGTTCCCGACGCTCGACTTGGTGGTGGCAATACTGCTGGGCGAGCAGGTCGGTGCAGGCGAGCCCTCCGACACGCCCGAGCGGGCCGAGATCATCACCCGATTCCAGCAGGTGTGCGGCGCCGTCACCGCCAAGGGTGTGGAGGACACCACCTTCTACCGGTGGACGCACCTGACCAGCCTGACCGAGGTCGGCGGGGACCCCGCGGGCTTCGCCCTGCCCGCGGATGAGGCGCACGCCTGGGCACAGCGCGTGCAGCACGCCTGGCCCGCCACCATGGTCACCTCCACCACACACGACACGAAGCGGAGCGAGGACGTACGCGCACGCATCGACGTGCTCGCCTCATACAGTGCCGAGTGGGCGGAGGTCGTCCACCGGCTGCGCGACCTGACTGCGGATGCGCGACCCGCCGACCTGGACGGGTGCACGGAGAACCTGTTGTGGCAGACGCTGTGGGGAACCTGGGCTCCCACCTCGGGTGACCCGATCGACGGCGAACGGCTGGGGGCGTACCTGATCAAGGCCGCCCGCGAGCAGAAGTCTTGGACAACGTGGACGGCGCCGGACGCCGAGCGCGAGGGCCAGCTGGCCGAGTACGCGAGCGCCCTGCTGAACCGGGCGGACGTGGCCGAGGAGATGAACGACTTCGCCGCACTGACCTCCAGGGCCGTGCGTGACACGATTCTAGCGAACAAGGCGATGACCCTGACCTGGCTCGGGGTCGCCGACGTCTACCAGGGCAGCGAGGTGACCCGCACCAGCCTCGTGGACCCGGACAACCGACGCCCGGTGCGCTACTCGGGGGAAACCGGACTGGGTGCCGCCCTGAAGCGGGACTCGCAGGCGCCTGCCGGTGCCGAGCTGACGGTGGACGAGGCCAAGCTGCGGCTCACCGCCCGGCTGTGCCGACTGCGCGCGGACAGGCCGGAGACCTTCGTCGGTGCGCGCTCGGGCTACTTGCCGCTGCCGACAACCACCGCCTGCGCCTTCGCCTACGCCCGCCTGCTTGATGACGAGGCCGACGTCGTTGTGGTGGTGCGACGCCTGGGCCGCCGCCTCGAGCGGCTTGGCGGCTGGGGCAGTCACACGATCGTGCTGCCACGGGGGACCTGGACCGATGTGCTCACCGGGGACGACGTCGTCGGCGGCACCAGGCTGCTTGCCGACGTCGTCGGGGACGAGGCCGTGACCATTCTCGCCCGTCCACGCGCCGCCCGGTCCTGA
- a CDS encoding lipid II:glycine glycyltransferase FemX: MTLPENASPLASRGSMRRIDWETFRRIAEDAATTLPIEQTSAWDAFDAAMDGREPWGRLVYETADGTPRALIALTRMDVRGFPYLWARHAPVWLGAEPTAAEEAELRELLVEGVRFHDPAIVFVRLHFTHPDPGLRELLQTMAYDHTVILDVDRADDEAFLASFKPRGRRDVRKALRNTELTYHDETDKAEEVFGELYQILLETGDRDGFHAAPEETYRTMLRTLGPDHCRLYVARRGGGEALAWSIDTVWGDGAGRYYAASTAEGRRGRAADALLYKEGCWLRERGVRTWDLMGAGSERTPELNGVGSFKGKFTPDGTVAIPGPWDVPVRPRVYGSLVSALTFKHRVHSGTARLRERLGSLRGGRDGADEATADGNE; encoded by the coding sequence ATGACCTTGCCTGAGAACGCCAGCCCGCTCGCATCCCGCGGCTCCATGCGGCGCATCGACTGGGAGACCTTCCGCCGCATCGCAGAGGACGCCGCCACCACGCTGCCGATCGAGCAGACCTCAGCCTGGGACGCCTTCGATGCTGCGATGGACGGACGGGAGCCGTGGGGACGGCTCGTGTACGAGACCGCCGACGGCACTCCGCGAGCCCTGATCGCGCTGACACGCATGGATGTACGCGGTTTCCCCTATCTGTGGGCGCGGCACGCCCCGGTGTGGCTGGGCGCGGAGCCGACCGCCGCCGAGGAGGCGGAACTGCGGGAACTGCTGGTTGAGGGAGTGCGGTTCCACGACCCGGCGATCGTATTCGTCCGGCTGCACTTCACTCACCCCGACCCCGGGCTGCGTGAGCTGCTACAGACCATGGCCTACGACCACACCGTCATCCTGGATGTGGACCGCGCCGACGACGAGGCCTTCCTGGCCTCCTTCAAGCCCCGCGGACGCCGTGACGTGCGCAAGGCGCTGCGCAACACCGAGCTCACCTACCACGATGAGACGGACAAGGCTGAGGAGGTCTTCGGGGAGCTGTACCAGATCCTCCTGGAGACGGGCGACCGGGACGGATTCCATGCCGCTCCTGAGGAGACCTACCGCACCATGCTGCGCACCCTCGGGCCGGACCACTGCCGGCTGTACGTGGCGCGCCGTGGTGGCGGCGAAGCGCTGGCCTGGAGCATTGACACGGTGTGGGGCGACGGCGCCGGACGCTACTACGCCGCCTCGACCGCGGAGGGGCGGCGGGGACGTGCCGCCGATGCACTGCTGTACAAGGAGGGCTGCTGGCTGCGTGAGCGCGGCGTGCGAACCTGGGACCTGATGGGTGCCGGCTCCGAGCGGACACCCGAGCTGAACGGCGTCGGCTCCTTCAAGGGCAAGTTCACGCCCGACGGGACCGTGGCCATTCCCGGCCCCTGGGATGTGCCGGTGCGGCCGCGGGTGTACGGCTCCCTGGTGAGTGCCCTGACGTTCAAGCACCGGGTGCATTCGGGCACCGCCCGGCTGCGTGAGCGCCTTGGCTCCCTGCGCGGCGGCCGTGACGGCGCCGACGAAGCGACTGCCGACGGTAACGAGTAG
- a CDS encoding DUF3000 domain-containing protein yields MPERFRTALESLRIPARPRGLILQEVPAPARLAPYAAALTAETVQTEAGTPIASGRFVVLHDPATQAAWDGDFRLVVMVRARVDEEIGTDPLLGSAAWSWLTDALDHAGAGRHALVGTVTRVLSDTFGGLELTDACAHVEIRSSWTPSTPDLSPHLLAWYELIHLTAGNEPESAVPLGLAGASR; encoded by the coding sequence ATGCCGGAGCGCTTCCGCACTGCCCTGGAGTCGCTGCGCATCCCGGCCCGGCCACGCGGCCTGATCCTTCAGGAGGTCCCAGCGCCGGCGCGGCTGGCCCCCTACGCTGCGGCCTTGACGGCGGAGACCGTGCAGACGGAGGCGGGCACACCGATCGCATCCGGTCGCTTCGTGGTGCTGCACGACCCCGCGACGCAGGCCGCCTGGGACGGTGACTTCCGTCTGGTTGTCATGGTGCGCGCGCGAGTGGACGAGGAGATCGGCACCGACCCGCTGCTCGGTTCCGCGGCCTGGTCCTGGCTCACCGATGCGCTCGACCATGCGGGTGCCGGCAGGCACGCCCTGGTGGGCACAGTGACCCGGGTGCTGTCAGACACCTTCGGCGGCCTGGAACTGACGGATGCCTGCGCCCATGTGGAGATTCGTTCCTCCTGGACGCCGTCAACACCAGATCTGTCCCCGCATCTTCTGGCCTGGTACGAGCTCATTCACCTCACCGCCGGGAACGAGCCGGAGAGCGCTGTGCCCCTGGGCCTGGCGGGGGCATCCCGGTGA
- a CDS encoding HRDC domain-containing protein, with protein MPGTTDSPVPDDAVVAYRRPAEGLPPVTDTPAALAHAAAALAAGTGPIAVDAERASGFRYGQDAYLVQLRRQGAGTVLIDPLGAGDMSALASVLDGPEWVLHAADQDLPCLAALGLRASSLFDTELAARLLGRAHVGLGAVIEETLGLRLAKDHAAADWSTRPLPESWLTYAALDVELLLPLRAALAQELEASGKAEWAAQEFEHERVRPQRPPRVDPWRRTPRSGRAVRTPRSLAVLRELWTAREELARELDVTPSKVLPHRALVAAAVAQPSSRRRLASIREFSSRSARQHQELWWRAVERALSLPEDQLPPLHAPLAPGELPQPRSWARHHPESAAVLERVRGTVRARAEELRVPHELLLGTDAQRHLSWDVGEALALGEHVDVSVAAVSARLEALGARPWQVEQAAGPLSAALS; from the coding sequence GTGCCCGGCACGACCGACTCCCCCGTTCCTGACGACGCCGTAGTCGCCTATCGGCGTCCGGCGGAGGGGCTTCCCCCGGTGACCGACACGCCGGCGGCGTTGGCGCATGCGGCCGCTGCACTGGCTGCGGGCACCGGGCCGATTGCGGTGGATGCCGAGCGCGCCTCCGGATTCCGGTATGGGCAGGACGCCTACCTGGTGCAGCTGCGCCGACAGGGCGCGGGAACAGTACTGATCGATCCGCTCGGCGCAGGAGACATGTCCGCCCTCGCCTCCGTCCTCGACGGGCCGGAGTGGGTGCTGCACGCCGCAGACCAGGACCTGCCCTGCCTGGCGGCGCTCGGGCTCAGGGCCTCCTCCTTGTTCGACACCGAGTTGGCGGCGCGACTGCTCGGACGTGCACACGTGGGGCTGGGCGCCGTAATTGAGGAGACGCTGGGCCTACGTCTGGCAAAGGACCATGCGGCCGCCGACTGGTCGACCCGGCCGCTTCCGGAGTCCTGGCTGACCTATGCGGCGCTCGACGTCGAGCTGCTCCTCCCCCTGCGCGCGGCACTCGCCCAGGAGCTCGAAGCCTCCGGCAAGGCCGAATGGGCGGCGCAGGAGTTCGAACACGAGCGCGTCCGCCCCCAGCGGCCGCCCCGGGTTGATCCCTGGCGGCGCACGCCGCGTTCAGGCCGAGCCGTTCGCACACCCCGGTCGCTCGCCGTGTTGCGCGAGCTGTGGACCGCGCGGGAGGAACTTGCACGGGAGCTGGACGTGACTCCCTCGAAGGTCCTGCCCCATCGTGCGCTGGTGGCGGCCGCCGTCGCCCAGCCGTCGTCGCGACGGCGCCTGGCATCCATCCGAGAGTTCTCCTCACGCTCTGCGCGCCAGCACCAGGAGCTGTGGTGGCGGGCGGTGGAGCGCGCGCTGTCGCTGCCCGAGGATCAGCTTCCGCCACTGCATGCACCACTGGCTCCCGGTGAGCTGCCGCAGCCGCGGTCGTGGGCCCGGCATCATCCCGAGTCCGCCGCGGTGTTGGAGCGGGTGCGCGGCACCGTCCGTGCGCGCGCCGAGGAGCTGCGGGTGCCCCACGAGCTTCTGCTGGGCACAGATGCGCAGCGACACCTCTCCTGGGATGTCGGAGAGGCGTTGGCCTTGGGCGAGCACGTCGACGTGTCCGTGGCCGCAGTGTCCGCGCGCCTGGAGGCCTTGGGCGCCCGGCCCTGGCAGGTGGAGCAGGCGGCGGGCCCCCTGTCGGCGGCCCTGTCCTGA